The segment AGATGTCCGCGCCAGTCGCAATGGTGGTCTCCACCAAGTGGATGGGATCGTCCATGGCCTCGCCCCCGTTCACCCTGATGTTGTCGATCCTCCCCTCGATCGTCCCCGCAACGTTCCCGTTGCCTCACGGCTCCGGCTTCAACATGGTGCTTACTCCAGGTGCATTTTCTGTTGTCACGCCCCGCTTCCCCCTTCCAACTCCGGCCACGGATCGTAGTGCTCGTTCTCACATGCCACCAGACCGGGAAAGGCGCCGAGGACGACACCGTGCCTGATGCGGAAAACCGTGTCCTTTAGGCCGGTGTATCCTCCCATGCGGTTCTTTGTATTGAACTGGGTGCAGACGTACCAGCCTTGGCCGAAAATCATGTACCCTCTCCTCGGAGAGGAGATCCTGGCCGAACGAATCGAGTAGGGGTCGAAGTAGGCTTCCTGGATGTATTCGTGAATGAGTTCCTTATAGTGTGCCGGGTATGGCCCGATGTCTTCGACTCGTGGCGCTGAGCACCCTGTCAGTATGAGGACGGGCAGCATTCCAATAATCCACTTCATGATGCAGGTCCCTATCGTCGTGCGGAAGGAGAAGGTTTTCATGCCGTTCCCGAAACGATAAGTGGCAGGCCGATATGGCCCGCTCCCTGATTCTCCTTCCGCAACTCCTAGAATCCACTGATCCGCAGCCACCGGACTACGGCCGAACAACTGGCGAAACAGAACCGGGACGTGCCGCCCCAGTGGATGTACCACGGGTGCGGATGACGTCCACTCTTGCAGCGCTTGCCCACGTACACGGTCCTGGGCGGGTAGTCCTTCTTGGGGTTCATGATCGGGATCTCCCGGAGCCCGCTACTGCCGGGCTTCGGCAGGCCGCTGGACTCCACATCCCGGGCGATGAAGGCGAGGTCTTGTTGTGCGTCACCATGGTCGCGGATGTCCCACGGAACCATGGGGCGGCGGACCACTCCGGGAGACACTTCTTCCGTCAGGGCAATGATCTTACCATGGCAACTCACTCCTTCCGGTGGCGCCGGCTTCCAGCGCGCGCGGGCGGCCTCATCATTTCTTGGTGGTCTTGGTGGAGGTTCCGGTTAGGACTCCTCAACAGGATCCCAATCCTGCTCCATATCGCTTCCCGCCGACTTCCATCGCGCACGGATGGCCGCGTTGATTTTGTCGGCCATGATCTGCGCCTGATTGCGGGTCAGCCCCAGGAGATTGTCGTCCAGCCAGACGAAGTATTCTCCGTCGACTTCTTCCACGCGGATGTTCTTGACGCGCATCACCAGTTCCGATCTTTTCTTCATATGGCACAGCCCTTGTCCGCTGCTATCCGCTGAAGGTGCTTCTGGCAGTCCTGCCCCGCCTCTGTCGCCTCTTCCACATTCGCGTAGGTCATCAGCAACGCCGGCCAAAAGAACAGCACCGCGGCCACGTTTGTTCCCGTTGCTCCTTCTCTCTCCGCGCCTCACTTCGAAATCTTGAGCGTCCAAGAACGCCCCCACTGGCTCGCCGCGCGCCGCCGTGGAGTGGATCCCTTTCTTCGGAGTTTCGTCGAACACGAATGCGTCGTCACGCTTCGTGAAGGGCGAGTTCCCTCACTTCTGTCAGCAAAGTAACAGCGCGTCTTTCTTTTTTCCAGTGCTCGTCCCTCTCACGTTCCCACGCTCAAGCTAGCGTCCGTGGCGGTTCCCATGACGGATCACGCGCCGTGGGCGGCGGAAGAACGCGCATATTCCCTTATCCGCATGAAACTGAAATAACAATGGTTCTTTTCAAATACTTGGTGTCCAGTTGCTGAACATAGCGCTACAATTCACACTTCGCGGTCTGACGTCAGCGGGCGCCCTTTGAGCGGCAAGGAGATCGTGGAAATCTTCGAGAGCCTTCGGCTGGAGCGTGACCCCGCAAGGAGGCCGCCAAGGACACTCTGAGAAGCCCGATACGGTCCTGCTGGTCTTGTTAGGCAGGAACGCAGGAGGATACATCGTGGCCAAGGCAGATAAGAAGGCGAAGCAGCCTCTCAGGAAGCCGACCGTGAAGGTGAAGCCGTCTAGCTACCAGCCAAGCAAAGCGGAACTGGAAGCGGACATGAGCATCAAGGCCACGCCTCGGCAACTGGCGGCGGCGGTGCTCGCCACGGTGGAAGTCAGAGATGAAGATGCGTGATGATGGAGCCCTTCGAGTATATCATCATCGGTCTGGGGATCGCCATTTTGGGGTCCAACTGGAGGCTCCATCGCGACATAGCGGAACTCCGTGAACGCATCGCGAAATTGGAGGGTCTCTTCGAAGGCCATATCGGCGCGCAGCACGCGCACGATCCTTGACCGGCCCTGGGGAGGCGGGCTAGACTGGAACATACCAGACTGGTCACTAGAGGCGCGGGCGGGAATTGAACCCGCGATGCCGGGGGTGCGATCCGGCATGGGGCAACGCATGGACAGGGACGCGGCGGTGGTCGAATCGCTACGCGACAACACTTGGCCGGTGTTCCTCACGACGGCCACGACGGTGATCGGATTCCTCAGTCTGAACTTCTCCGCTTCTCCGCCTTTCCGGGTCTTGGGCAATCTCGTGGCGTTCGGCATGCTGGCCGCCTACGTGTATTCCATGACGCTCTTGCCTGCGCTGCTGCTGGTCCTGCCGTTGCGCGCGCGTCCCGTTGGCGCCGGGGATTCCACTTTTTCGATCGCCGGGGCGCCTTCGTCGTGGCGCGCCGCAGGCTCCTGCTGTGGTCGGTGGCCGCGGTGGCAGTTGCCCTGATGACCGGCGTTCCCCGCATCGAGCTGACGGATAACTGGTTGAAGTATCTGGACCAGCGTTACGAATTCCGGCTGGACACGGACTTCGTCATCGAGAACCTGACAGGCGTGGAAAGCCTGGAATACTCCCTGAGCGCGGAGCGCGAGGGCGGCGTCACCGGTCCCGACTATCTGCGCAAGGTAGACGCTTTCGCCGAATGGTACCGCGTCCATCCGGAAGCGGCGCACGTCCAGGCGTTTACGGACGTCGTGAAGCGCCTCAACAAGAACATGCACGGCGACGCCCCGGCCTTCTACCGCCTGCCCGAAGACGCCGAGCTTGCCGCGCAGTACCTGCTGCTCTACGAGCTTTCGGTCCCCTTCGGCAGCGACCTCAACAACCGCATCGATGTCGCCAAGTTCGCCACGCGCATGACCGTCAGCATGCGCCGTCTGAGTTCCGAGCAGCAGCGCAAGCTCGATGCGCGCGGGCAGGCCTAGCTCCGCGCGCCAACGCGCCCGACCTCGCCACCGGGGATCAGCCTCGTCTTCGCCTACCTGGCGATACGGAACATCAAGAGCATGTTG is part of the Deltaproteobacteria bacterium genome and harbors:
- a CDS encoding MMPL family transporter; the protein is MDRDAAVVESLRDNTWPVFLTTATTVIGFLSLNFSASPPFRVLGNLVAFGMLAAYVYSMTLLPALLLVLPLRARPVGAGDSTFSIAGAPSSWRAAGSCCGRWPRWQLP